In Ananas comosus cultivar F153 linkage group 10, ASM154086v1, whole genome shotgun sequence, the following proteins share a genomic window:
- the LOC109716834 gene encoding heavy metal-associated isoprenylated plant protein 29, with product MTIVEMHVNIDCPGCENKVRKALEKLEGVQNVDIDRNIQKVTVVGWADQKKVLDAARSTGRRAVLWPYPFNPEYHFYTQRYYHHHLPTQAYRIAFNTNSSSYNYHVHGYDDSNLYGYYQEPAYTHVVSDEARTMFSDDNPGSCAIM from the exons ATGACG ATTGTAGAGATGCACGTAAACATCGACTGTCCTGGATGCGAGAACAAAGTGAGGAAGGCGCTTGAAAAGCTTGAAG GGGTGCAAAACGTAGACATAGATCGCAACATTCAAAAGGTAACGGTGGTCGGGTGGGCCGACCAGAAGAAGGTGCTGGATGCGGCGAGGAGCACGGGCCGCAGGGCGGTACTGTGGCCGTACCCTTTCAACCCGGAGTATCACTTCTACACCCAACGGTACTACCACCACCACCTACCGACTCAGGCTTACCGTATCGCCTTCAACACCAACTCGAGCTCCTACAACTACCACGTACACGGCTACGACGATTCCAACCTCTACGGTTACTACCAGGAGCCGGCCTACACCCACGTCGTCAGCGACGAGGCCCGGACCATGTTCAGCGATGATAATCCTGGTTCTTGTGCAATTATGTGA